One region of Peptococcaceae bacterium 1198_IL3148 genomic DNA includes:
- a CDS encoding efflux RND transporter permease subunit yields MKIANFSVDRPVAISMLLVALLILGLVSLPRLAVDLFPDMEIPVVVVATTYDGADPAEVEKIISKPLESAVGTVSNLDSIQSISSTGMSMVVMMFNWGTDIDNATNEVRDKIDMYREYLPDGAGSPMIMKMDPSSMPIMVYGVTGKDLVQLNDIAEDSIKSNLERVDGIASVQLYGGRDREFQVLLDRAKMETYGLTSNQVSAAIAGDNITGTAGSVDQGKAKMAIRVEGDYQSVDDLSTIEIPLGTGGNIKLSDIAEIKADYKEVTQIGYANGEQALALVLFKASGENTVQVADAAKAEIERLNQSLPDGIKLTEIMDTSTFITDSIDTVVHHAMMGGILAIIILYLFLNSVRSTIVVITVMPFAVIATFTMMYFSGQTINLLSLGGLALGLGSLVDFSVVVLESIFRYRQNDYNAIDAAKTGTAEVGSAVFASGMAQCVVFAPMIFVEGLAGILLGPLALTVVISHVAALFAALTMTPMMSSRMLTRVASPEEALPEGKTLNPALLFNRFFSNLSKRYGKLLAWSLGHRKTVVLLTIVLLVASLALTPLVGMEFMPSMDQGEFTVYLELEPGTKLEETTRLSKQIEQTIDQQLPDHQLMFSQVGTSGTAGMGTSNSNEASIMVKLLPSDQRNYTTDEAMEGLRGTLGDIPGATIRIQASDGMSSGKPVSITISGDDLDVLTELGALVAQVVENVEGTRNVTNSLDESRAEVQVHVDREQASMYGLSASQVMSAVRIAFDGQVVGSVRTGDDEVDIRLMYADDYDQTMEQLESLMITSATGAKVALSSVADIGIGDAPVQITRSDQARTVSIEADITGRDLGSINKDIEAQLSKMAFPAGYTYELGGQSEDMAESFVQLGLALLLAVVLVYMVMAAQFESLFHPFIIMFALPPTIVGVMLGLFVTGTPLSVAALIGCIMLVGIVLNNSIVLVDYINTLRGRGIERNEAVKQAGPIRLRPILMTAMVTVLAMVPLAFGTGEGSEGMKPMAVVVTFGLTLSTLVTLVLVPVVYTLFDDLGKKIKGFIGKVRLPGKQKDLPID; encoded by the coding sequence GTGAAAATAGCTAACTTTTCAGTAGATCGCCCAGTTGCCATATCCATGCTGCTTGTGGCCCTGTTAATTTTAGGTTTGGTTTCATTGCCGAGATTAGCGGTGGACTTATTCCCAGATATGGAGATTCCAGTGGTGGTGGTGGCAACAACTTATGATGGTGCCGATCCCGCCGAGGTAGAAAAGATTATTAGTAAGCCACTGGAGTCGGCGGTGGGTACTGTCAGTAATCTCGATAGTATTCAATCCATCTCATCAACTGGTATGTCGATGGTTGTGATGATGTTTAACTGGGGTACCGACATTGACAATGCAACCAATGAAGTCCGGGATAAGATAGACATGTACCGGGAGTACCTGCCGGACGGTGCTGGATCGCCAATGATTATGAAAATGGATCCCAGCAGCATGCCAATTATGGTGTATGGTGTTACCGGCAAAGACTTAGTTCAGTTAAATGATATTGCCGAAGATTCAATTAAAAGTAATTTGGAGCGGGTTGACGGCATTGCTTCGGTCCAATTGTATGGTGGCCGGGATCGAGAATTCCAAGTGCTGTTGGACAGAGCGAAAATGGAAACCTATGGCTTGACATCTAACCAAGTGTCGGCGGCCATTGCTGGAGACAACATCACCGGTACTGCTGGTTCGGTGGATCAAGGTAAAGCTAAAATGGCCATTAGGGTTGAAGGGGACTATCAATCTGTAGATGATTTGTCCACCATCGAAATTCCCCTCGGTACTGGTGGTAACATTAAGTTATCGGATATTGCAGAAATAAAGGCAGACTACAAAGAGGTTACTCAAATTGGTTATGCCAACGGAGAACAAGCTCTAGCGCTGGTTTTGTTTAAAGCATCGGGCGAAAACACCGTTCAGGTTGCTGATGCAGCAAAAGCAGAAATTGAGCGGTTAAATCAATCTTTACCCGATGGAATTAAATTAACCGAGATTATGGACACCTCCACCTTTATCACTGACTCCATTGATACTGTTGTGCATCACGCTATGATGGGTGGTATCTTGGCAATTATTATTTTGTACCTGTTCCTTAACAGTGTGCGCAGTACCATTGTGGTCATTACGGTTATGCCCTTTGCGGTAATAGCCACCTTTACCATGATGTACTTTAGTGGTCAGACGATAAACCTGTTGTCATTGGGAGGTTTAGCGTTAGGGCTAGGATCGCTGGTGGACTTTTCGGTGGTGGTTTTAGAAAGTATTTTCCGCTATCGACAAAATGATTACAATGCCATCGATGCAGCTAAGACTGGTACTGCCGAAGTGGGCAGTGCGGTGTTCGCATCGGGTATGGCACAATGTGTTGTTTTTGCACCAATGATTTTTGTGGAAGGCTTGGCAGGTATTTTGCTTGGCCCATTGGCATTGACGGTGGTTATATCGCACGTTGCAGCATTATTTGCGGCATTGACCATGACTCCAATGATGAGTTCGCGCATGTTGACAAGGGTAGCTTCCCCTGAGGAAGCTCTTCCTGAAGGTAAAACTTTAAACCCAGCGCTGTTGTTTAATAGGTTCTTCTCTAATTTAAGCAAGCGCTATGGTAAATTGCTGGCTTGGTCATTGGGTCATAGAAAAACCGTTGTTTTATTGACAATTGTCTTATTGGTGGCTAGCTTGGCACTGACGCCTTTGGTGGGGATGGAATTTATGCCTTCCATGGACCAAGGTGAATTTACCGTTTATCTTGAATTGGAACCCGGTACCAAGTTGGAAGAAACCACCAGGCTATCTAAACAAATAGAACAAACTATTGACCAACAACTGCCGGATCACCAGCTGATGTTTAGTCAAGTTGGTACCAGTGGAACCGCTGGTATGGGTACTTCAAATAGTAATGAAGCAAGCATTATGGTAAAATTACTGCCCAGTGATCAGCGAAACTATACCACCGACGAAGCGATGGAAGGCTTGCGCGGTACTTTGGGTGATATTCCTGGGGCCACCATCCGCATCCAAGCTTCAGACGGTATGAGTAGTGGTAAACCGGTGAGTATTACCATTAGCGGTGATGACCTGGATGTATTGACAGAATTAGGTGCATTGGTTGCCCAAGTGGTTGAAAACGTTGAGGGAACCCGAAACGTTACCAACTCCCTTGATGAATCCCGGGCTGAGGTACAGGTACATGTAGACCGGGAGCAAGCCTCGATGTATGGTCTATCTGCATCCCAAGTAATGTCGGCGGTACGGATCGCCTTTGATGGTCAGGTTGTTGGCTCTGTGCGCACTGGTGATGATGAAGTGGACATTCGGTTAATGTATGCCGATGATTATGATCAAACAATGGAACAATTGGAGAGCTTAATGATCACCTCTGCCACCGGGGCAAAGGTGGCGCTCAGTTCGGTGGCGGATATCGGTATCGGTGATGCACCGGTGCAAATTACCCGGTCTGACCAAGCTAGAACGGTGTCTATTGAGGCTGATATCACTGGACGGGATTTAGGTAGTATCAATAAAGATATCGAAGCACAACTCAGTAAAATGGCTTTTCCAGCCGGATACACCTATGAACTGGGTGGTCAATCAGAGGACATGGCTGAATCCTTTGTTCAATTAGGCTTAGCGCTGTTACTAGCAGTGGTGTTAGTTTATATGGTAATGGCGGCACAATTTGAATCGCTGTTCCATCCATTTATCATTATGTTTGCGCTGCCACCGACAATAGTTGGGGTTATGCTGGGATTGTTTGTGACAGGTACACCATTAAGTGTGGCTGCTTTAATTGGTTGTATCATGCTGGTGGGTATTGTGCTGAATAACTCCATTGTGCTAGTTGACTATATAAATACCCTTAGGGGCCGTGGTATTGAGCGAAACGAAGCGGTGAAACAAGCGGGCCCGATTAGATTAAGACCCATTTTGATGACCGCCATGGTTACAGTGTTGGCAATGGTGCCGCTGGCCTTTGGTACCGGTGAAGGTTCAGAGGGCATGAAACCGATGGCTGTTGTGGTTACCTTTGGTTTGACCCTTTCCACCTTGGTTACCTTGGTATTGGTGCCAGTGGTTTATACACTCTTTGATGATTTGGGCAAAAAAATCAAAGGCTTCATCGGCAAAGTAAGGCTACCAGGTAAGCAAAAGGATTTGCCAATAGATTAA
- a CDS encoding sulfide/dihydroorotate dehydrogenase-like FAD/NAD-binding protein: MHKIVHKQVLSPVIKLFEVEAPKLAAKARAGQFFILRLHDQGERIPLTIADYDREKGTITTIFQEVGYTTKQMGQLNEGDSIKDIVGPLGEPTEIENYGTVICVGGGVGVAPIHPIAKALKEAGNKVITIIGARNKELLFWEEKMAAVSDKLIVCTDDGSYGHKGFVTEMVKQVAAEQEINRLWAIGPMPMMRAMAATTKPLGIKTIVSLNPIMVDGTGMCGACRVSVGGETKFACVDGPEFDAHLVDFDLAMRRVAYYKDEEKRAAAKGMCGREEAE, encoded by the coding sequence ATGCATAAGATAGTTCACAAGCAGGTGTTGTCGCCTGTTATCAAGCTGTTTGAGGTTGAAGCACCAAAACTGGCGGCTAAAGCTAGGGCGGGACAGTTTTTTATCCTGAGACTACATGACCAGGGCGAGAGAATCCCCTTAACCATTGCCGATTATGATCGAGAAAAAGGCACCATTACCACCATCTTTCAGGAGGTGGGATACACAACCAAACAAATGGGACAGTTAAATGAAGGGGATAGCATAAAAGATATCGTTGGTCCTTTGGGTGAGCCCACTGAAATTGAGAATTATGGCACCGTTATTTGTGTTGGTGGTGGTGTTGGGGTTGCCCCAATCCATCCCATTGCGAAAGCCTTGAAGGAGGCCGGCAACAAAGTAATTACAATAATTGGTGCCCGCAATAAGGAACTATTATTTTGGGAAGAGAAAATGGCTGCCGTCAGCGATAAACTTATAGTTTGTACTGATGATGGCAGTTACGGCCACAAGGGCTTTGTCACCGAAATGGTTAAACAAGTGGCTGCAGAACAAGAAATTAATCGACTTTGGGCCATAGGACCAATGCCAATGATGCGAGCAATGGCCGCCACCACTAAGCCGCTGGGGATTAAAACCATTGTAAGCTTAAACCCCATTATGGTTGATGGCACAGGCATGTGTGGTGCCTGTCGAGTTAGCGTCGGTGGCGAAACCAAATTCGCCTGTGTAGATGGGCCTGAGTTTGATGCCCATTTAGTGGACTTTGATTTAGCAATGCGGCGAGTGGCGTACTATAAAGATGAAGAAAAAAGAGCAGCAGCAAAAGGAATGTGCGGTAGAGAGGAGGCTGAATAA
- the gltA gene encoding NADPH-dependent glutamate synthase — translation MTPVMTKHEMPTQDPKERVNNFNEVALGYDEQTALTEASRCLNCKKPKCMEGCPVEVPIPEFISSIKEGDFAGAIKKIKTKNSLPAVCGRVCPQENQCEKYCILGKKGDPVGIGRLERFVADYELLHGGEPIEKAAPTGKRVAVVGSGPAGLTAAGDLAKMGHHVTVMEALHVAGGVLMYGIPEFRLPKDKVVQKEIEKIKELGVEIKTNYVVGQLDSIDELLAEGYDAVFIGTGAGLPYFMNIPGENLNGVYSANEFLTRTNLMKAYQFPEHDTPIKVGERVAVIGAGNVAMDAARTALRLGAKESYIVYRRSEKEMPARHEEIEHAQEEGVKFALLTSPVEFLGDENGNLKAMKCVKYQLGEPDASGRCRPVPIAGSEYEMAVDNVVLALGQGPNPLVPRTTPGLELTKKGNIVANEETGETSKPGVFAGGDIVTGAATVIKAMGAGKKAARAINDYLQSK, via the coding sequence ATGACACCGGTGATGACTAAACACGAAATGCCAACTCAAGACCCCAAGGAGCGGGTGAATAATTTTAACGAAGTGGCGTTAGGATATGACGAACAGACAGCATTAACGGAAGCTAGCCGCTGTCTGAATTGTAAAAAACCAAAATGTATGGAAGGATGCCCAGTGGAGGTGCCCATTCCGGAATTTATCAGCAGCATTAAAGAGGGAGATTTTGCTGGTGCCATTAAAAAAATTAAAACTAAAAACAGTTTACCGGCAGTTTGTGGTCGGGTTTGCCCCCAGGAAAACCAGTGTGAAAAATACTGCATCCTAGGTAAAAAGGGAGATCCGGTGGGTATCGGTCGGCTGGAGCGATTTGTTGCCGACTATGAGTTGTTACACGGAGGTGAGCCAATAGAAAAGGCTGCTCCCACTGGCAAGCGGGTGGCAGTTGTGGGTTCGGGGCCTGCCGGCCTAACCGCCGCTGGCGATTTAGCTAAAATGGGACATCATGTCACTGTTATGGAAGCCCTTCATGTGGCCGGTGGAGTGTTGATGTATGGTATTCCCGAGTTTAGATTGCCAAAGGATAAAGTTGTCCAGAAAGAGATTGAAAAAATTAAAGAACTTGGGGTAGAAATTAAAACTAACTATGTGGTTGGTCAACTCGATTCAATCGATGAACTGCTGGCCGAAGGCTATGATGCGGTGTTTATTGGTACCGGGGCAGGATTGCCATACTTTATGAATATACCTGGGGAAAATCTCAATGGTGTTTACTCTGCCAATGAATTTTTAACCAGAACAAATTTAATGAAGGCCTATCAATTCCCTGAGCACGATACCCCCATTAAAGTGGGTGAGCGGGTGGCTGTAATTGGGGCTGGCAACGTAGCCATGGACGCAGCTCGCACTGCTTTGCGGTTGGGTGCCAAGGAATCCTATATTGTATATCGGCGGTCGGAAAAGGAAATGCCCGCCAGGCATGAAGAAATTGAGCATGCTCAAGAGGAGGGTGTAAAGTTTGCGCTATTAACCAGCCCGGTTGAATTTTTAGGGGATGAAAATGGCAATCTCAAGGCTATGAAATGTGTTAAATATCAGCTGGGTGAGCCAGATGCCTCGGGGCGCTGCCGGCCAGTGCCGATAGCGGGTTCAGAATACGAGATGGCGGTGGACAATGTGGTGCTGGCCTTGGGACAAGGCCCCAACCCACTGGTGCCCAGAACAACTCCCGGGTTGGAATTAACCAAAAAGGGTAATATCGTTGCCAATGAAGAAACCGGTGAGACATCGAAACCAGGGGTTTTTGCCGGCGGTGATATAGTAACAGGAGCAGCGACGGTGATTAAAGCAATGGGCGCAGGTAAAAAGGCCGCACGGGCAATTAATGATTATTTACAAAGCAAGTAA
- a CDS encoding nitroreductase, protein MELISAIKNRRSVRKFIDQAVPKEIIQELIDLAVWAPSATNKQPWGFLVVDDREYLLQLSEEIKKGLLQDIDQNCHLKPYKEMLAKDGYHIFHNAPVLVAIYGNASESSWYINDCSLAAQNFMLAAYGKGLVTCWTGFAQKLLNSTEFKQKHGIPVGYQIVAPIILGYPEKFPSQGLARKDYPIFR, encoded by the coding sequence ATGGAGCTTATATCTGCGATTAAAAATCGCCGTAGCGTTCGTAAATTTATTGATCAAGCGGTGCCAAAGGAAATAATTCAAGAACTGATAGACTTGGCGGTTTGGGCACCAAGCGCCACTAACAAACAACCTTGGGGATTCCTTGTCGTTGACGACCGGGAATATTTATTACAGTTATCAGAAGAAATAAAAAAGGGATTATTGCAGGATATTGATCAAAATTGCCACCTTAAACCATACAAAGAAATGTTAGCAAAGGATGGTTATCATATTTTCCATAACGCACCGGTTTTAGTGGCCATTTACGGCAATGCCAGCGAAAGTTCCTGGTACATAAATGATTGTTCGTTAGCGGCACAAAATTTTATGTTGGCAGCCTATGGTAAAGGCTTAGTAACCTGTTGGACCGGCTTTGCTCAAAAGTTATTAAACTCAACGGAATTTAAGCAAAAACACGGCATTCCTGTTGGTTATCAAATAGTGGCGCCAATAATTTTAGGTTACCCGGAAAAATTTCCAAGTCAAGGTTTAGCCCGCAAGGATTATCCAATATTTAGATAG
- a CDS encoding CBS domain-containing protein, with amino-acid sequence MIGIKEKTVKELMIPLEQYSKVSPDDTVADAVKILINSYRNTGLHHRTVLVVSGTRLVGLLTMRNLLASLDPALFSDRYLDENYWVEITPAVELLALEELFTERCRKNCCKKVGAIMQPLDLITIEHNASLLKAIHLMVKNHINLLPVMNGEDVIGTIRMVEIVEEVHNLILEMPECNI; translated from the coding sequence GTGATTGGCATTAAAGAAAAAACTGTAAAGGAATTAATGATACCGCTGGAACAGTATTCAAAGGTTAGTCCGGATGATACTGTTGCTGACGCGGTTAAAATATTGATTAATTCCTATAGAAATACCGGATTACACCACCGCACAGTGTTGGTGGTTTCTGGAACTAGGCTGGTGGGGCTGTTAACAATGAGAAATTTGCTGGCATCACTTGATCCCGCCCTCTTTAGTGATCGCTATTTGGATGAGAATTATTGGGTTGAAATAACACCGGCAGTTGAACTTCTGGCCCTTGAAGAACTCTTTACTGAGCGGTGTCGGAAAAATTGTTGTAAAAAAGTTGGGGCAATTATGCAACCCTTAGATCTCATCACCATTGAGCATAACGCATCGCTGTTAAAAGCCATACATTTAATGGTGAAAAATCATATTAATTTGTTACCAGTAATGAATGGTGAAGACGTGATTGGTACCATCAGAATGGTGGAAATAGTTGAGGAGGTACACAATTTAATTTTAGAAATGCCTGAATGTAATATCTGA
- a CDS encoding HD domain-containing phosphohydrolase: MVLDQLSILLHEIVKEKMSVEPWEPIIKRIDQSRLAELDLDNLQFQVFQKTAADCRLMELFPGPIVLLDHEGVVVFANSSALAWVGKSYNEVNGEFIGDLFSDRRRLKYKGQFLSPTIEVWAKKKECFLEKCYVTTALLSSPVPVEITTKNIIDNDEIYSAVVIFNRFSAGNFDTEIMCMYTELLADSPELLLYFSQYISGLDVYTRGHCKNVAEYAGVLGMEIGLTNKEMEELYIASMLHDIGNLAVSPKVLYKKGKLIPAEMLEIQIHPLAGSDILEEMSVFRELSPYVRHHHERYDGTGYPGKLKGTEIPLLSRIIAIADAFDAMTSYRPYRQKLTLRQVREELINNAGTQFDPNLVDIAIYLIDVGKLKPSKYCSISDVG; the protein is encoded by the coding sequence GTGGTACTAGATCAGTTGTCTATTCTCTTACACGAGATTGTAAAGGAAAAAATGTCGGTGGAGCCTTGGGAGCCAATAATAAAAAGAATAGATCAATCTAGGTTAGCTGAGCTGGATCTTGACAACCTGCAATTTCAAGTTTTTCAAAAGACCGCAGCAGACTGCCGGTTGATGGAACTGTTTCCAGGGCCGATAGTTTTGTTAGACCATGAAGGAGTTGTGGTTTTTGCTAATTCATCGGCTTTAGCTTGGGTTGGTAAAAGCTATAATGAAGTGAACGGAGAATTTATAGGCGATCTTTTTTCAGATCGCAGGCGGTTAAAATATAAAGGTCAGTTTTTAAGTCCAACCATTGAAGTTTGGGCCAAGAAAAAGGAATGTTTTCTTGAAAAGTGCTATGTCACCACTGCTTTATTATCCAGTCCGGTACCGGTGGAAATAACCACAAAAAATATAATAGATAATGATGAAATATATTCAGCAGTGGTTATTTTCAACAGGTTTTCCGCCGGTAATTTTGATACCGAAATAATGTGTATGTACACTGAATTATTGGCAGATAGCCCGGAATTATTGTTATATTTTTCACAATACATATCAGGACTGGATGTATATACCCGGGGCCATTGCAAAAATGTGGCGGAGTACGCAGGTGTATTGGGGATGGAAATAGGTTTAACCAACAAAGAAATGGAAGAATTATATATTGCCAGCATGTTGCATGATATCGGCAATTTAGCGGTATCACCAAAGGTGTTATATAAAAAAGGAAAGCTAATACCAGCAGAAATGCTGGAAATACAAATACACCCCTTAGCTGGTTCTGATATACTGGAAGAAATGTCTGTATTTCGCGAGCTTTCGCCCTATGTTAGACATCATCATGAAAGGTATGATGGTACGGGGTATCCGGGTAAACTAAAGGGTACAGAGATTCCTCTGTTGTCTAGAATTATTGCCATTGCTGACGCCTTTGATGCCATGACTTCATATCGTCCCTATCGGCAAAAACTTACTCTGCGCCAAGTGAGAGAGGAACTGATAAATAATGCCGGTACCCAATTTGATCCGAACTTGGTAGATATTGCTATTTATTTAATAGATGTTGGTAAGTTGAAACCATCAAAGTATTGTTCCATTTCAGATGTTGGTTAG
- a CDS encoding PTS sugar transporter subunit IIC gives MQNKTSFLKKKGIEISVQRYFIDGLGAMALGLFASLLIGVIIKTLGEQLHIEMLKNVGALAMNDNLVGATIGVAVAYGLKAPPLVMFASAVAGAAGYLMGGPAGSFIATVIGAEFGKLVSKETPVDIIITPLTVILIGYAAAGTVGPVISYGMKELGNFIEWATELQPIPMGIIVAVVMGLALTAPISSAALAIMMELSGIAAGAATVGCAAQMVGFAVASYRENGLDGILAQGLGTSMLQIGNIVKNPWILLPPTVAGAILGPFSTTIFKMTNLHLGAGMGTAGLVGQFTTITAMGLSTNVLLKILLLHFVAPGIIALAVATYMYKIGFIKDGDMKLDL, from the coding sequence TTGCAGAACAAAACTTCATTCTTAAAGAAAAAAGGCATTGAAATATCGGTGCAAAGATATTTTATAGACGGTTTAGGGGCCATGGCGCTGGGGTTATTTGCTTCCCTACTTATTGGTGTGATTATAAAAACACTGGGGGAGCAACTACATATAGAAATGTTGAAAAATGTTGGTGCACTGGCTATGAATGACAACCTGGTTGGAGCAACCATCGGTGTGGCGGTAGCCTATGGTTTAAAAGCGCCACCGTTAGTGATGTTTGCTTCTGCCGTTGCCGGTGCAGCAGGGTATTTAATGGGTGGTCCGGCAGGTAGCTTTATAGCCACGGTAATAGGTGCAGAGTTCGGTAAATTGGTAAGCAAAGAAACCCCCGTCGATATTATTATTACTCCGCTAACCGTTATTTTAATTGGTTATGCTGCCGCCGGTACGGTGGGGCCGGTGATTAGCTATGGCATGAAGGAATTAGGCAATTTTATAGAATGGGCCACTGAACTGCAACCTATTCCCATGGGAATTATTGTGGCGGTGGTAATGGGGCTGGCTTTAACAGCACCAATAAGCAGTGCCGCGTTAGCCATTATGATGGAATTGAGTGGTATTGCAGCCGGTGCAGCGACGGTGGGATGCGCTGCCCAAATGGTGGGTTTTGCGGTGGCAAGTTATCGAGAAAACGGATTAGACGGCATATTGGCCCAGGGTTTAGGCACTTCGATGCTACAAATAGGTAATATAGTGAAGAACCCTTGGATATTATTACCGCCTACTGTAGCTGGGGCCATTTTGGGTCCCTTTAGTACCACCATATTTAAGATGACTAACCTTCATTTAGGTGCGGGGATGGGCACAGCTGGCTTGGTGGGTCAATTTACCACTATCACTGCCATGGGATTAAGTACCAATGTGCTGTTAAAAATTCTACTTCTACATTTTGTTGCACCGGGGATAATAGCTTTGGCTGTGGCAACATATATGTACAAAATTGGTTTTATTAAAGATGGAGATATGAAATTAGATTTATAA
- a CDS encoding AAA family ATPase gives MRLEAFLIKHYRSIEKVALKLPQNKPLVLFGPNNAGKSNILSAINRLLGERYPTNIEMLESDYFKRNQSEYPTAQITAKFSEPLHYDSRGNGHDVITISYNYNGQANNNLFHDVNGNRLYIKNEERSACQSYLIDAERNIQSAFNYSSSYSLLSKFSKKIHEALSTEHKDELSQAFNQITASFEQTDEFSGFFNRFSEALKGAVKGFVHSLAVDFSAYDPNNYAKSLRIYAKEGDNIRGFEEFGTGEQQVLLMAFVKAYMEVFTGENFVLIIEEPEAHLHPLAQRWLKEYVVDMCSCGIQVIISTHSAEFIDAEYLDGLVRVHKEGGVTKAIQLSAQQLCDFCIGSGVPENCVSPENIVDFYSTKLFSDQLKGMFAETIILVEGATEYFALPVYLKRSGYSLAEHGTEIVNCRGKDAIPLYWRLFKAYGYNCYAIFDCDRNASKTRDVFNGIFCEEEWDTETENCIVRADYAYFGKDFESYLRTAIEDYTSMEQTISEKYHISSKPGKAKAIAQHIEEIPHFIKDIADKLLIIELLGQN, from the coding sequence TTGAGGTTAGAAGCATTTTTAATTAAACATTATCGGTCGATAGAAAAAGTGGCTCTTAAACTTCCTCAAAATAAGCCACTTGTCCTATTTGGACCGAATAACGCAGGAAAATCTAATATATTATCAGCTATAAATAGATTACTTGGTGAAAGGTATCCAACAAATATTGAGATGTTGGAAAGTGATTACTTTAAACGTAATCAAAGTGAATATCCTACCGCACAGATAACTGCTAAATTTTCTGAGCCTTTACATTATGATAGTAGAGGGAATGGACATGATGTGATAACTATAAGTTATAATTATAATGGACAGGCTAATAATAATCTTTTTCACGATGTTAATGGAAATAGGTTATATATAAAAAATGAAGAGCGTTCCGCTTGTCAATCTTACTTGATTGATGCTGAAAGAAATATCCAGAGTGCTTTTAATTATAGTAGTAGCTACTCTCTGTTAAGCAAGTTTTCAAAGAAGATACATGAAGCCTTAAGTACAGAGCATAAAGATGAATTATCACAAGCCTTTAATCAAATTACAGCATCCTTTGAACAGACTGATGAATTCTCTGGTTTTTTTAATCGATTTTCTGAAGCTCTAAAGGGAGCGGTAAAAGGGTTTGTTCATTCATTGGCTGTGGATTTTTCAGCCTATGATCCAAACAATTATGCAAAGTCACTTCGGATCTATGCAAAAGAGGGAGATAATATTCGTGGATTTGAAGAATTCGGCACTGGTGAACAGCAAGTCTTATTAATGGCTTTTGTTAAAGCATATATGGAAGTATTCACTGGTGAAAACTTTGTGTTGATTATTGAAGAACCAGAAGCCCATCTTCATCCCTTAGCTCAAAGATGGTTAAAGGAATATGTTGTGGATATGTGTTCATGTGGTATTCAAGTAATCATTTCAACACATTCCGCAGAATTCATAGATGCAGAATACTTAGACGGACTTGTTCGAGTACATAAAGAGGGTGGAGTTACTAAAGCAATACAACTATCCGCTCAGCAACTTTGCGATTTTTGTATAGGGTCAGGTGTTCCAGAGAATTGTGTGTCACCAGAAAATATAGTTGATTTTTACTCGACAAAACTATTTTCAGACCAGTTAAAAGGAATGTTTGCCGAAACAATCATTTTAGTGGAGGGAGCTACTGAATATTTTGCTCTGCCAGTGTATTTGAAACGTAGTGGGTATTCTTTAGCTGAACATGGAACCGAAATTGTTAATTGTCGCGGTAAGGATGCAATCCCCTTGTACTGGAGGTTATTTAAAGCATACGGTTATAATTGTTATGCTATATTTGATTGTGACAGGAATGCATCAAAGACTAGGGATGTGTTTAATGGCATCTTTTGCGAAGAAGAATGGGATACAGAAACTGAAAATTGTATTGTTAGAGCCGATTATGCATACTTCGGTAAAGACTTTGAATCCTATTTGCGTACAGCAATAGAGGATTATACTTCAATGGAACAAACTATTTCTGAAAAATATCATATTTCTTCAAAGCCAGGAAAAGCTAAAGCTATTGCACAACATATAGAGGAAATTCCTCATTTTATTAAGGATATTGCAGATAAACTATTAATTATAGAACTATTGGGACAAAATTAG